Proteins encoded together in one Neobacillus sp. FSL H8-0543 window:
- a CDS encoding cytochrome b6 has translation MLNKIYDWVDERLDITPLWRDLADHEVPEHVNPAHHFSAFVYCFGGLTFFITVIQILSGMFLTMYYVPDIKNAWESVFYLQNEVAFGQIVRGMHHWGASLVIVMMFLHTLRVFFQGAYKKPRELNWVVGVLIFFVMLALGLTGYLLPWDMKALFATKVTLQIIEAVPFIGVHLKTLLSGHETIVGAQTLTRFFAIHVFFLPAALLGLMGAHFIMIRKQGISGPL, from the coding sequence TTGTTAAACAAAATTTACGATTGGGTAGATGAACGACTAGATATTACGCCTTTGTGGCGTGATCTTGCAGACCATGAAGTACCTGAGCATGTTAATCCAGCCCACCACTTCTCTGCGTTTGTTTATTGCTTTGGCGGTTTAACATTTTTTATTACTGTTATACAAATTCTATCTGGTATGTTCTTAACAATGTATTATGTGCCAGATATCAAGAATGCATGGGAATCAGTTTTCTATCTACAAAACGAAGTAGCATTTGGACAAATTGTCCGGGGCATGCACCACTGGGGTGCAAGTTTAGTTATTGTAATGATGTTTTTACATACATTACGCGTGTTTTTCCAAGGTGCCTATAAAAAACCGCGTGAGTTAAACTGGGTTGTCGGAGTTCTTATCTTTTTCGTTATGCTGGCTTTAGGTTTAACAGGTTATTTATTACCATGGGATATGAAAGCATTATTTGCAACAAAGGTTACACTTCAAATTATTGAAGCGGTACCGTTTATCGGTGTCCATCTAAAAACATTACTTTCAGGTCATGAAACAATTGTTGGTGCCCAAACACTTACTCGTTTCTTTGCGATTCACGTGTTCTTCCTGCCTGCAGCATTGCTTGGATTAATGGGCGCGCATTTCATAATGATTCGTAAACAGGGTATATCAGGACCGCTGTAA
- a CDS encoding ubiquinol-cytochrome c reductase iron-sulfur subunit produces the protein MNMSKHRVSRRQFLSYTLTGVGGFMAAGMLMPMVRFAIDPVLKAKTGGDYIATPLKVADITTEPTRVDYTYEQVDAWYKSDVTETAWVYKDEQDNIVALSPVCKHLGCTVAWATDEAHQDQFFCPCHYGRYTKDGMNVKGTPPIAPLDVYPFQEKDGYLYLGKAEPRKEA, from the coding sequence ATAAACATGAGTAAGCATCGCGTTTCTAGACGACAATTTTTAAGCTACACATTAACAGGTGTAGGCGGTTTCATGGCTGCTGGTATGTTAATGCCAATGGTTCGTTTTGCGATTGATCCAGTATTAAAAGCAAAAACAGGTGGAGATTATATTGCAACACCGCTAAAAGTCGCCGATATTACTACGGAACCAACGCGGGTTGATTACACGTATGAGCAAGTCGACGCTTGGTACAAGTCTGACGTTACTGAAACTGCTTGGGTCTATAAGGATGAGCAAGATAATATAGTAGCGCTTTCACCTGTATGTAAACACCTCGGTTGTACAGTTGCCTGGGCAACTGATGAGGCACACCAAGACCAATTCTTCTGTCCGTGCCATTATGGCCGCTATACAAAGGATGGAATGAACGTCAAAGGTACTCCGCCAATAGCACCGTTAGATGTATATCCATTTCAAGAAAAAGACGGCTATCTTTATTTAGGTAAAGCAGAGCCACGGAAGGAGGCGTAA
- a CDS encoding YpiF family protein — protein sequence MKWLAKEIETYLSAKEYVDTAVIPLYSISFGNEMTQSASSAEFISLLTNYLERQFTGRVLLFPPFTYLKNENLNDELTELKKWEANIKKGEFKHIFYITSESEWKMQEENLDGSLIWLPSLPLEHLQDSQKISMIESQVKQILSLFTRKWKENL from the coding sequence ATGAAATGGTTAGCTAAAGAAATTGAAACATATCTAAGTGCAAAGGAATATGTAGATACAGCGGTTATACCCCTATATTCCATATCTTTTGGAAATGAGATGACACAGTCAGCCTCAAGTGCAGAATTTATTTCGTTATTAACAAACTACTTGGAAAGACAATTTACAGGTAGGGTATTATTGTTTCCGCCATTTACATATTTGAAAAATGAAAATTTAAATGATGAATTAACAGAATTGAAGAAATGGGAGGCGAACATAAAAAAAGGTGAATTTAAACATATTTTCTACATTACTTCCGAAAGTGAATGGAAAATGCAAGAAGAAAATCTGGATGGTTCATTGATTTGGCTTCCGTCACTACCACTCGAGCATTTACAGGATTCGCAAAAAATATCTATGATTGAAAGCCAAGTAAAACAGATATTAAGTCTATTTACTCGTAAGTGGAAAGAAAATTTGTAA
- a CDS encoding ReoY family proteolytic degradation factor, translating to MATPVSVNEKKDFIRWFLNHYQLKRRECVWILNYLMSHDQLMENVHFVEQAQYCPRGLIMSTHCVDKVPFRFYKENVMTTDAEKSFHDIRLNRDEDIFIQLNFHASNQAHQYAAVLEENPFVPKHLQVNEKDGLVAEQFLQNSIERFQREKLLQLIDEALDKQDKRAFRALTEKLNHLVQIEKNGSLQ from the coding sequence ATGGCAACCCCTGTATCTGTCAACGAGAAGAAGGACTTTATTCGCTGGTTTTTAAATCACTATCAATTAAAAAGAAGAGAATGTGTTTGGATATTAAACTACTTAATGAGCCACGATCAATTAATGGAAAATGTTCATTTTGTCGAGCAAGCACAGTATTGTCCTCGAGGGCTGATTATGTCAACACACTGTGTCGACAAGGTACCGTTTCGCTTTTATAAAGAAAATGTGATGACAACGGATGCTGAAAAATCCTTTCATGATATTAGGCTTAATCGAGATGAGGATATCTTTATTCAATTAAATTTTCATGCCTCCAATCAAGCACATCAATATGCAGCTGTATTAGAAGAAAATCCATTTGTTCCAAAACATCTTCAAGTGAATGAAAAAGATGGTCTTGTAGCCGAACAATTCTTACAGAATAGTATTGAACGCTTTCAACGGGAAAAGCTTCTTCAGTTAATTGACGAAGCGCTAGATAAGCAAGACAAGAGAGCTTTTAGGGCATTGACAGAAAAGTTAAATCACCTGGTGCAGATAGAGAAAAACGGAAGCCTGCAATAA
- a CDS encoding tetratricopeptide repeat protein: MNRVNKIISLLENGQHNEAIDEYNVVLTNGMPDEKFMLAEELFEFGFLTEAKSLVNSLLEIYPEEGELLVLLGEILVEAGDDEQAILELEKISEQDPSFGQSLLLLADLYQVQGLYEVCERKLLRAKLILPEEVIIDFALGELYSEQGEVSKAIKSYEIVLKEHQEIAGVSLHQRIAELLSASGVFEEALEHYDKALDNKLEINTLFGYAFTALQAGYNQTAIEKFEELRGLDPEYHSLYLHLAKAYEREEDLANSLKSIQEGIKQDEFNKELFFYGGKIAIKLGKTDQAERYFRESLALDPGFTEAALTLNKLFFHDERYEDVIDLISQLEYVEDEEPQLLWDAALAYNKLDEFSYALDKYESAYTFFKDNEVFLNDYGYFLIEEGKNDRAAEVFKQLLKGDPTNGEYQDLVERLTS; the protein is encoded by the coding sequence ATGAATAGAGTGAATAAAATTATTTCGCTGTTGGAAAATGGCCAACATAATGAAGCGATAGATGAATATAATGTTGTATTAACTAATGGTATGCCAGATGAAAAATTCATGCTTGCAGAAGAATTATTTGAGTTTGGTTTTTTAACAGAAGCAAAATCACTAGTTAATAGCTTGTTAGAAATTTATCCTGAAGAAGGAGAGCTCCTTGTCTTGCTGGGAGAAATATTAGTTGAGGCTGGCGATGACGAACAAGCAATTCTTGAATTAGAGAAAATCTCGGAACAAGACCCCAGTTTTGGACAATCTTTATTGTTATTAGCAGATTTATATCAAGTTCAAGGGCTTTATGAGGTATGCGAAAGAAAGTTACTCCGGGCAAAGCTAATTTTACCTGAGGAAGTCATCATTGATTTTGCACTCGGAGAACTTTACAGTGAACAAGGTGAAGTTTCAAAAGCAATAAAATCATATGAAATTGTTCTAAAGGAACATCAAGAAATTGCCGGAGTAAGTTTACACCAGCGTATTGCAGAATTATTAAGTGCTTCAGGTGTTTTTGAAGAAGCGCTAGAACATTACGACAAGGCATTAGATAATAAACTTGAGATTAATACACTGTTTGGCTATGCCTTTACAGCACTGCAAGCAGGTTACAATCAAACGGCAATAGAAAAGTTCGAGGAATTGAGGGGTCTTGATCCAGAATACCATTCCCTTTATTTACATCTTGCAAAAGCATATGAACGGGAAGAAGATTTAGCAAACAGCCTAAAATCAATTCAAGAAGGAATCAAGCAGGATGAGTTTAATAAGGAATTGTTTTTTTATGGCGGAAAAATAGCCATTAAACTTGGAAAAACAGATCAGGCAGAAAGGTATTTTAGAGAGTCCTTAGCATTGGACCCTGGTTTCACGGAAGCAGCACTCACCTTAAACAAGCTGTTTTTCCATGACGAGCGGTACGAGGATGTCATTGATTTAATTTCACAGCTGGAATATGTTGAAGATGAAGAGCCACAACTCTTATGGGATGCAGCACTTGCATATAATAAATTAGACGAGTTTTCATATGCATTAGACAAATACGAGAGTGCATATACTTTTTTTAAAGATAACGAAGTATTCCTAAATGATTACGGATATTTTTTAATTGAAGAAGGAAAAAACGACCGTGCTGCCGAAGTCTTTAAACAACTGCTAAAAGGTGATCCAACAAATGGAGAGTATCAGGATTTGGTTGAGCGTCTAACAAGCTGA
- the aroA gene encoding 3-phosphoshikimate 1-carboxyvinyltransferase encodes MESLIIQPTFNALTGVLEIPGDKSISHRSVMFGSIAKGVTKVTNFLPGDDCLSTISCFRKLGVVIEESENLLTIYGNGFDGLTEPDEILDVGNSGTTIRLLLGILAGRPFYSSLIGDRSIGKRPMTRVTEPLRQMGARIDGRNNGAFTPLSIRGGGLTPINYELPVASAQVKSALILAGLQAKGESTIIEPADTRDHTERMIRKFGGEIQRDNSVIRVKGDQKLIGTEIHVPGDISSAAFFLVAGAIVPGSEILLKNVGINPTRNGIIDVMNKMGADLEISHQPGDSFEPIGDMTIKASRLKGTVIEGDLIPKLIDEIPIIALLATQAEGKTVIKNAEELKVKETNRIDTVVQELTKLGARIEATDDGMIIYGGSSLTGGTVSSHGDHRIGMMLAIAAQICKGEVTLENPEAISISYPNFFTHLNILKK; translated from the coding sequence ATGGAGTCATTAATAATACAGCCAACGTTTAATGCGTTAACTGGTGTGCTGGAAATACCAGGAGATAAATCAATTTCCCACCGGTCTGTTATGTTTGGTTCAATTGCCAAAGGAGTTACCAAGGTAACGAACTTTTTACCTGGTGATGATTGTTTAAGTACAATCTCCTGTTTCCGAAAACTAGGTGTAGTGATTGAGGAAAGTGAAAATTTGCTAACCATTTACGGAAATGGTTTTGATGGATTGACAGAACCAGATGAAATATTGGATGTTGGTAATTCAGGAACGACCATTCGCTTATTATTAGGGATTTTGGCGGGCAGACCATTTTATTCTTCATTAATTGGTGATCGCTCAATCGGGAAAAGACCGATGACGAGGGTAACGGAGCCCTTAAGGCAGATGGGAGCACGTATTGATGGTCGAAATAATGGTGCTTTTACACCGCTTAGTATCCGTGGAGGTGGTCTAACTCCAATTAACTATGAACTCCCTGTGGCAAGTGCTCAGGTGAAGTCTGCGCTTATTCTAGCGGGTCTCCAGGCAAAAGGGGAAAGTACAATTATTGAACCAGCTGATACGCGTGACCATACAGAAAGAATGATTCGTAAATTTGGCGGAGAAATACAAAGGGATAATAGTGTTATTAGAGTTAAAGGTGATCAGAAGCTAATCGGTACGGAAATACATGTTCCTGGAGATATCTCATCGGCTGCTTTTTTTCTTGTTGCAGGTGCAATTGTCCCAGGTAGTGAGATTCTCCTTAAGAATGTTGGAATAAATCCAACTAGAAATGGAATTATTGATGTAATGAACAAAATGGGAGCTGATTTGGAGATTTCTCATCAGCCTGGTGATTCTTTTGAACCAATCGGCGACATGACAATTAAAGCCTCACGTCTTAAGGGGACGGTCATTGAAGGGGATTTGATTCCTAAGCTTATCGATGAAATTCCAATTATCGCTTTACTGGCAACTCAGGCAGAAGGAAAAACTGTCATAAAGAATGCAGAAGAGCTCAAGGTTAAAGAGACGAATCGAATTGATACGGTAGTTCAAGAATTAACGAAGCTAGGTGCCAGGATAGAGGCTACGGACGATGGGATGATAATCTATGGAGGTTCTAGTCTTACGGGAGGAACGGTTTCCAGCCATGGCGACCATCGGATTGGAATGATGCTCGCAATAGCAGCTCAAATATGTAAAGGCGAGGTCACACTAGAGAATCCAGAAGCAATCTCCATTTCCTATCCAAACTTCTTTACCCATTTAAATATTCTTAAAAAATAA
- a CDS encoding prephenate dehydrogenase, with the protein MNGRVFVIGLGLIGGSLALCIKKEHPAVTVTGYDINSEQARLAKMLGIIDEVADDISEGAVNANLIIIAAPVIETQTIIHLLSELPLQPDVMITDTGSTKRKIVANAASLEKRGFTFIGGHPMAGSHKSGISAAKEILFENAFYLLTPEEYIDNSKVDLLKDWLRGTKAKFLTVSPQNHDYLTGIVSHFPHIIAASIVRQTERLADKESLIPRLAAGGFRDITRIASSSPEMWKDILLHNREILIDLIDKWQEEMNGVKELLEQENSNEILNYFHQAKQFRDGLPVREKGAIPAFYDLFVDVPDYPGVISEITGYLAQENISITNIRILETREDEIYGVLVISFQTDEDRQRAERCIHNRSSFATSTG; encoded by the coding sequence TTGAATGGCCGTGTATTTGTCATAGGATTAGGGTTAATTGGCGGTTCTTTAGCCTTGTGCATTAAGAAAGAGCATCCAGCCGTAACTGTCACGGGATATGATATAAATAGTGAACAAGCTAGACTTGCAAAAATGCTTGGCATCATTGATGAAGTGGCAGACGACATAAGTGAAGGGGCAGTAAATGCAAATTTAATCATCATTGCGGCTCCTGTCATTGAAACACAAACAATCATTCATTTGCTTTCTGAACTACCATTACAACCAGATGTAATGATTACAGATACCGGAAGTACTAAAAGAAAAATCGTTGCCAATGCTGCCAGTTTAGAAAAGAGAGGATTCACTTTTATTGGTGGGCATCCAATGGCGGGTTCTCATAAAAGTGGTATATCTGCTGCAAAGGAAATCTTATTTGAGAATGCCTTTTACTTGTTAACCCCTGAAGAATACATCGATAACTCGAAAGTAGATTTGTTAAAAGACTGGCTTAGGGGTACAAAAGCTAAGTTTTTAACAGTATCACCGCAAAACCATGATTATCTTACCGGAATTGTAAGTCACTTTCCGCATATCATTGCGGCTTCTATTGTTCGCCAAACAGAAAGATTAGCGGATAAAGAAAGTTTAATACCTCGTTTGGCTGCAGGAGGATTTAGAGATATTACTAGGATTGCTTCAAGCAGTCCAGAAATGTGGAAAGATATTCTCTTGCACAATCGTGAGATATTAATTGACCTAATAGACAAGTGGCAAGAAGAAATGAATGGGGTAAAGGAATTGTTGGAGCAAGAAAACAGCAATGAAATATTAAATTATTTTCATCAGGCAAAGCAATTCCGCGATGGCTTGCCAGTCAGAGAAAAAGGAGCCATTCCTGCATTTTATGATTTATTTGTCGATGTCCCGGATTATCCAGGTGTCATTTCAGAAATTACGGGTTATTTAGCACAGGAAAATATTAGTATTACAAATATTCGCATCTTAGAAACTCGTGAAGATGAAATATACGGAGTTTTAGTTATTAGTTTTCAAACGGATGAGGATCGTCAAAGGGCAGAACGATGTATTCATAATCGATCCAGCTTTGCGACATCTACTGGTTAA